From Pirellulales bacterium:
GGAATGGAGACCGAGGCCGACCGAGCCGTCTTGCAAGCCCTCAAGGATACGGTCATGCATGTTTTGCGCAATGCAATCAGCCACGGCATCGAGCCCCCCGGTCAACGGGTCGCCCTCGGCAAGCCATCGCTGGGCCAGATCGCGCTGAGCATTGAAGCCATCGGCAATCGATTGATCGTCGCCGTCGAAGACGACGGCCAAGGTATCGACGTGGCGCGGGTGTCGCAAGCTGCGGCCAGGCAGGGATTGCCTTCGCATGCCAGTGGCCAAGCGTGGACCGATGCGGAGTTGCTGAAGCTTCTGGTGCGTCCCGGCTTTTCCACCTGCGACACGATAACCGAACTGTCAGGCCGCGGACTGGGGCTCGCCATCGCCTACGAAACCGTGTCCCGCCTCCAAGGTCGGATCGAGGTTCGACCACGGGACGGCGGCGGGACCGTCGTTTGGCTCGCCGTTCCCATGGCCGTTTCCACGCACCGGCTATTACTGGTCTCGTGCCAGGGACAGACGTTCGGGATTCCGCTCGCCGGGATCGAAACCGTCCTCCGCCTCAATCGCGATGCCGTCGAAAGCCTCGAAGGACGGCCAATGGTTTCGCTCAATGGCCAACTGGCGCCCATCGTGAGCTTGGGGACGTTGCTCGAGTTGACCGGCGCCGACTCCGCAATGGAAGCCGAAAGCCTGGTGCTGATGGTCCTCGCATCCGGTTCCCGCCGAATGGCCGTAGCCGTCGATTCGCTGCTGTTGGAGCGGGATGCAGTGATCCAGCGGATCGGTCCGCCGGCGGCACAAGCGGCTCACTTTTCCGGTGGAATCGTGCAAGAGGACGGCTCGATCTCGCTCGTGCTCGACCCATCCGAATTGATTGAGCGATCCAAATTCACCCGCCTGCCGATCGGTTTCAAAAACGAAACCGTCGAGAAACAATCGCCGACGATTCTGGTCGTCGACGACTCCGTCACCACTCGCACCCTGGAAACCAATATCTTGCAGTCGCACGGCTACGAAGTGCGCATCGCGATCGACGGGATCGAGGCGCTGAGTCGATTGCGCGCCGAACATGTCGATCTGGTTATTTCCGATATCCAAATGCCTCGCTTGGACGGTTTCGGATTGCTCGAGGCGATCAAGAAGGATGCGAGCCTCAGCGCACTGCCCGTGATTATCGTCAGCTCGATGGACAGTCGCGACGACCAACAGCGTGGGCTCAAGCTCGGCGCCGATGCCTACATCGTGAAGCGCGACTTCGACCATCAAGAGCTTTTGCAAACCATCCAGCAAATTTTGTAGCCGATCGCGGCAAAGAAATGGACGTGAATTGCATGACACCGTTTGCGCCAAAATGTGTGGCCCATTCGAAGGCCCGGGTCATGATCGTGGAAGACTCGAGCGTCGTGCAAGAGTTGCTCCGGCATTTGATTGCGGCGGATCCGCGTTTGGAAGTCGTGGCGTGCGTGAAAAGCGGCGAGGAGGCAATCCGTCTTTTGGATCGTGTCTTGCCCGACGTGATTTCACTTGATATCCGTTTGCCGGGGATGAACGGTCTGGAGACGGCGCAACATATCATGGCCAAGCTCCCGACGCCGATCGTCGTCGTCTCCGCCAGTGTCGAAGCCGACGACCTGCGAATTTCGATCAGTGCGCTTCGGGCCGGCGCGCTGGCGGTCGTGGAAAAGCCCATCGCAGCCAGCAACGACGATTACCGCCGGCTCGGCGGTCATCTTTGCACGCAACTGGCCCTGATGAGCCGCGTGAAAGTCGTGCGCCAGCGGATCGATCGCGGACTGCGATTCGGCAAGCCGGCGCCAGAACTGGTTTCCAGCGGACGGCCCCTCAAGCCGGTGATTTCAGCGCGGGCTCGGCCGGCCGAAGGTCTTCGCTTTTCGGTTTTGGGGTTGGCGGCGTCGACGGGCGGACCGGGCGCCCTGCAAACACTTTTGACGGGATTGAATGCTGACTTTCCGCTTCCGATCGTCTTGGTGCAGCATATCGCCGAAGGATTTTCCGACGGCTTCATTTCCTGGCTTGACGAGGTGGTTCCAGCCTTATCCGTGAAGGTGGCCAAGGCGGGCGAACTGCTTCGTCCAGGATTCGTCTATGTCGCTCCGGCAGATCGGCACGTTCAAATCGACAATTGCCGGCTCATGCTGAACCACGGAAAGATGGTCAGCGGCCAGCGGCCTTCCGCGACCGTCCTGTTTGCATCGATGGCGCGCAGCCTCGGACCCGCCGCGCTCGCCGTCTTGCTCACTGGAATGGGCGACGACGGTGCGGCTGGTTTGAAGGACGTCTTCGATGCCGGCGGCTATACGATCGCGGAGGACGCGAGCACGGCTGTCGTCTATGGTATGCCGAGAGCCGCCGCTCAATTGGGCGCCGTCAACGAAATGTTGCCGCTTGACAAGATCAGCCGGCGGTTGCAGGAAATAACCCGTATCGAAGCTTCCCCGACATCCGGCAATGCTTCCATCGTCGCGAGAAGTCGTTAAGAACACCCGCTCGTTAAAGGTAATGTCATGCAGCCCATCGACTCGACGTGTCATATCTTGCTTGTGGAAGATTCACGCACGCAAGCGACAAATCTGGTGGAATCACTTTCGCGCCATGGCTGGACGGTGGAATGGGTGTTCACGGCCGAAGCTGCGATGGAACGCATCCACCAGGCGGATTTCGATCTTATCGTACTGGATTATTACTTGCCCGGTATGCGCGGCGATGCGCTCTGTCGGAAGATTCGCCTCAGTACGGGCGCGCGCGACCTGCCGATCCTGATCCTGACGGCCGAGAACACCCAGACCGCGGAAGTGCACCTGCTGGAAAGCGGGGCGGACGACTTCGTCCTGAAATCGGCGGACGAAGATATTTTGCTGGCTCGCATTCGGGCACTGCTGACAAAATCGAGGAACAAAATGCCGGTTTTCAGCGGCGCGGATATTCCCATTCGCGCCACGCGCATTCTTACGATCGACGACAGTGCAACCTACCAGGAATATCTGGCCGGCGAATTGGAACAGGAAGGATATCATGTCGAAAGGGCGACAACGGGACGCGTGGGCCTGGATCGCCTCGCGTCGGTCGACTTCGATTGCGTAATCGTCGATTTGGTCATGCCGGACCTCGACGGAATCGAGGTCTGCCGCCGCATCGCCGAATTGCGAACGACGGCGAATAATCTGATCGCCGTGCTGATGCTCACCGGCCGCGAGAACAAAGAGGAACTGACCCAGGCCTTGGAAGCGGGAGCCGACGATTTCGTCGGCAAGTCGTCTGAAATGGCCGTCTTGAAGAGCCGCATCCGAGCGTTGCTGCGCCGAAAACTCCTCCAAGAAGAGAATCGCCGAATAATCGAGCAGCTCAAGACGAAGGAAGTTGAAATGCTGCGAGCCCGTGCCGACGCCGAGGTCGCCGAGGCGAAGGCGAAGCTAAACGACGAACTCGAGCTACGCGTCAAACTACGAACGGCTGAATTGGCCGCCGCGAATCACGATCTGGCAGCCAAAAGCCGCGAAAACGAAATGTTCGTCTACAGCGTCTCGCATGATTTGCGGTCCCCGTTGGTCAACTTGCAAGGATTCAGCAACGAGTTGAATTCCTCATGCGGAGAATTTCGCCAAATTCTCGCCGAACCTGAATTGCCGGCAAACCTGCGCCTTCGCTGCCTGTCATTGCTCGACGGAGAGATGGCCGAGGCTCTCCGCTTCATTCAGACGGCCGTCAAGCGACTCAGCACGAATATCGACTCGCTGCTCCGGCTTTCCCGCGTGGGACGAGTGGAGTTTCAATGCCAGGCGGTCGATGTCCAATCCGTCGTCGAGCGGATTGTCATTGCCATGAACGACACGATCCGTCGGCGCGGAGCTGAAGTGCTCGTGTCGCATTTGCCGCCGGTCTGGGGCGATCCGGCGGCGATCGAACAGATCTTCGCAAATCTCATCGGCAATGCCGTCAATTATCTAAGTCCCGATCGGCCTGGAAGGCTCGAGATTGGGCTCCATGCGAAATCGGAGAAGTCTGCAAACCCCGCGCAAACTGGAATGCAAACATATTTCGTCCGCGACAACGGCATGGGGATCCCCGCGTCGTATGCGAACAAGGTGTTTCAGATATTCCAGCGCATGCACCCCACGCTCGCCCAGGGCGAAGGGATCGGCTTGGCGCTGACGCGCCGCGTCGTCGAACGCCACGGAGGCCGGATCTGGTTCGAGTCTGCGGAGGCCGTCGGCACGACATTCTTCGTAAGCCTGTCGGCTCTTGCCGACACACCACTCGCCGCCGGCGCGCCGGCGTGCGTTCCGCAGCAACCGAACCTTACCGTCAGCTTCGCTGCCGAGAGCGCCTAAGGATCTCCGATGGACCACGACGACCGAGGCACGATTTTAATCGTCGAAGATGATTACGGCACGGCATTGCTCCATCGCAATTGCCTCGAGCGCCGCGGCTTTGCCGCGATTAGCGTCGCGACGGTGGAGGACGCGATGCGAGTCCTACGACAAGAAAATGTCCAACTGATCGTGCTCGACCACCATCTTTCGGACGGCACCACGGGCGTCGATTTCTGCGAGCGGCTGACGGCCCAAAGCTCCGCTGTCCCCGTTGTCATCGTGACCGGCTACACCCAAGAGACGACGGCCGTCGAGGCCCTGCGAGCGGGCGTCCGCGATTTCATTACCAAATCTCCCGACTACCTCGACTACCTTCCGGAAGCGGTCGAGCGTGTGCTGCGGCAGGTTCACGTCGAGCGCCAGCTTTCCGACTCCGAATCTCGATTCGCAGCCATTATCAATTCTTCGCAGGATGCCATTGTTGCGATCGACGACCAGCACATTATCACACTATTCAATCCCGCCGCGGAAGAAATCTTCCGGTGTAAGCATGCCAACGCTATTGGCACCTCGGTGAAACAGTTTCTACCCGATGAAGTGTCATTCGCCTCCGGCACACCCGCGTTTCAATCGCATTCGATGGTGACCGCGAATGCTTGCGCGCCGCGATGGCGCGTCGATGGCACATGTGCAGATGGAACCATCGTGCCGCTGGAAGTGGCCGTCTCACATTGGGTCGAACGGGACAAGACATTCTCGACCCTCTTGATCCGCGATATCTCGCGCCAAAAGTATGCCGATGATGCGCTTCGGGCCAGCGAAAAGCGGTTTCGCGCTTTCATGGACAACGGCCCGGCGGTCGCGTTCATCAAAGATCGCGAAGGAAGATACCTGTATGTCAACCGGAAATTCACGGAAGTGTTCAAGCGGACACTGCACGAAGTGGAAGGCAAAACCGTTGCCGACATCTTTCCACCCTCGGTGGCGAAACAGATGGCCGACAACGACCGCGCGGTCGCCAGCGCCGTGACGGTGATGCGGCAAGCAGAGATGGTGCCCACTCCAGACGGAGAGGAACGACTCTGGATGACTTTCCGCTTTGCTTTCGAAAGTTCGTCGGGCAACCTGCTGATCGGCGGCGTCGCAATCGACGTAACCACCGAACGCCGCACCGAAGAGGGGCTTCGCCTGCGCGAGGACCAGCTTCGAAGGGCCCAGAAGATGGACGCCGTCGGCATCCTGGCCGGAGGAATCGCCCACGAATTCAACAACATTCTTCAAGTCATACAGGGTCATGCCACCTTTGCAATCCAAGGGTTGGCTGAAAACGATCCGCGCTTCCAAGATCTGGAACAACTGCTCAAGGCCGCCGAGCATGCTTCCGTTCTGACAAAGCAAATGCTTAGGTTCGGACGGCGCCAATTGCTTCAGCTTGCTGAAGTAGACCTCAACCAGTTGGTCCAAGATCTCGCCAAGATGATCCGGCCGCTGGCGGCGCCAAATGTGAAAGTCGAAGTCGCGGTGGACGACGATATCGAGATCGTGCTCGCCGATTCAGACCAACTCCGCCAGGCCCTGATCAATCTTTGTATCAACGCTCGCGATGCGATGCCCCAGGGAGGGAAATTGTTCCTCGAAACGGAACTCCACTTGAGCGATGGCGGAGTTCAGCCGACGCACCTCAAGTTGCGGTCCGGGCATTATGTCGTTATCCGAGTCGCCGACACCGGCCCCGGCATGACCGACACCATCAAAGAACACATCTTCGAGCCGTTCTTCACCACGAAGGAAATCGGCAAGGGGACCGGCCTCGGCCTCGCGATGGTGTATGGCGTCGTCGAACAACATGCCGGCGCGATCAATGTGAAAAGTGAGCCCGGTCGCGGCAGCACGTTTGAAATCTTTTTGCCCTGCGGCGACGTTGGCGCCGTCACCGAGATTCGCCAGTTGGACGTCGTTGCCGGGCGAACTTACTGAGGAGTTCGGACATGAGCCAGTCATTAAAGGCCTTGGTCGTCGACGACGATGCCGCTGTTCGCCGACTGACAGCCCGGGCTTTGTGCGGCGAAGGCTTTTCTTGCGATCTGGCCGGCGACGGACACGAAGCGGATACGAAACTGTGCTCGGGCACATACGACCTTGTCGTCACGGATTTGTGCATGCCAAACCGGCATGGGCACGCGTTTGCGTCCGAACTGGTAGAAACAGCGAACCGGCCGCTCGTCGTCGTGCTGACGGCGCTCTCCGATCCGCGGATGACCAAGGACCTGCTGACACGAGGCGTTGACGACGTTGTCCTCAAACCAGTCGACTACTCTGCATTTGCTGCGAAGCTACGCGCCCTCGTAAACCGCCGCACGGCGGCGCCGCAGTGCGCTGTCGGCACGGCCAGTGCGCCGTACGGTACCGTCCACGTGCCAGACGCTGCAGACAAGGCGTCCGCCTCGGCGCCCCTGACCTTGCGCGAATTCGAAACGCATCTCGCCAAGGTGGACCAAATACTCCCGCTGTCGCAAAATATCTTGAAGGTATCGCAACTGGCGCAATCACCGCAATGCAGTTCGCGCGAGCTGGCCACGGCCGTCGAAGACGAGGCCGCATTGGCAGTCGAGGTGTTGCGGCTGGCAAATAGTTGCCACTTCAAGCCGGGCGGCAGCCGACTCGTGGATCTCGTCGAGGCCATCCCTCGCGTCGGCCATCGTCGCATCGGTGAGCTTGCCTTGTCGATGCATGCCGCACAACTTCTCAATTCCGGCAACCTCGCTTGGTTGAACCGCGACTTGGCGCGGCGACGCACCATTGCCGCCGGATTGGCGGCAGATCTTTTGATAGCGCAAGGAGAGCATTCGGCCATTCAAAATGGGTTGTTC
This genomic window contains:
- a CDS encoding response regulator, translating into MQPIDSTCHILLVEDSRTQATNLVESLSRHGWTVEWVFTAEAAMERIHQADFDLIVLDYYLPGMRGDALCRKIRLSTGARDLPILILTAENTQTAEVHLLESGADDFVLKSADEDILLARIRALLTKSRNKMPVFSGADIPIRATRILTIDDSATYQEYLAGELEQEGYHVERATTGRVGLDRLASVDFDCVIVDLVMPDLDGIEVCRRIAELRTTANNLIAVLMLTGRENKEELTQALEAGADDFVGKSSEMAVLKSRIRALLRRKLLQEENRRIIEQLKTKEVEMLRARADAEVAEAKAKLNDELELRVKLRTAELAAANHDLAAKSRENEMFVYSVSHDLRSPLVNLQGFSNELNSSCGEFRQILAEPELPANLRLRCLSLLDGEMAEALRFIQTAVKRLSTNIDSLLRLSRVGRVEFQCQAVDVQSVVERIVIAMNDTIRRRGAEVLVSHLPPVWGDPAAIEQIFANLIGNAVNYLSPDRPGRLEIGLHAKSEKSANPAQTGMQTYFVRDNGMGIPASYANKVFQIFQRMHPTLAQGEGIGLALTRRVVERHGGRIWFESAEAVGTTFFVSLSALADTPLAAGAPACVPQQPNLTVSFAAESA
- a CDS encoding PAS domain S-box protein, which translates into the protein MDHDDRGTILIVEDDYGTALLHRNCLERRGFAAISVATVEDAMRVLRQENVQLIVLDHHLSDGTTGVDFCERLTAQSSAVPVVIVTGYTQETTAVEALRAGVRDFITKSPDYLDYLPEAVERVLRQVHVERQLSDSESRFAAIINSSQDAIVAIDDQHIITLFNPAAEEIFRCKHANAIGTSVKQFLPDEVSFASGTPAFQSHSMVTANACAPRWRVDGTCADGTIVPLEVAVSHWVERDKTFSTLLIRDISRQKYADDALRASEKRFRAFMDNGPAVAFIKDREGRYLYVNRKFTEVFKRTLHEVEGKTVADIFPPSVAKQMADNDRAVASAVTVMRQAEMVPTPDGEERLWMTFRFAFESSSGNLLIGGVAIDVTTERRTEEGLRLREDQLRRAQKMDAVGILAGGIAHEFNNILQVIQGHATFAIQGLAENDPRFQDLEQLLKAAEHASVLTKQMLRFGRRQLLQLAEVDLNQLVQDLAKMIRPLAAPNVKVEVAVDDDIEIVLADSDQLRQALINLCINARDAMPQGGKLFLETELHLSDGGVQPTHLKLRSGHYVVIRVADTGPGMTDTIKEHIFEPFFTTKEIGKGTGLGLAMVYGVVEQHAGAINVKSEPGRGSTFEIFLPCGDVGAVTEIRQLDVVAGRTY
- a CDS encoding response regulator, coding for MDLNQKLMTAFQIEHVEHLERIRATLTRLDEASADPDGSEFEEAFRCAHSLKGAARIIGLSIVESLAHRLESLFARIRGSSAALDKEIIGLVRLTLDSIEDAAAASFRGETLEPPRRIMEELDRILGAEATPAPDKSIAAPRLADPPPTPEESGQHAAPRPVESVRLSAESLDRLLQSSAQLVTASRQQEVLAREMQRLARDIAAFDKRRTAATHFAANHRRRNRRATTTACIDERRGLLEDQFHSISRRVRSIAQLQQQNSWSHRLLAEQLRQDVRRARMVPAASVFQGFRKMMRDLAHGENKDLEFRMAGMETEADRAVLQALKDTVMHVLRNAISHGIEPPGQRVALGKPSLGQIALSIEAIGNRLIVAVEDDGQGIDVARVSQAAARQGLPSHASGQAWTDAELLKLLVRPGFSTCDTITELSGRGLGLAIAYETVSRLQGRIEVRPRDGGGTVVWLAVPMAVSTHRLLLVSCQGQTFGIPLAGIETVLRLNRDAVESLEGRPMVSLNGQLAPIVSLGTLLELTGADSAMEAESLVLMVLASGSRRMAVAVDSLLLERDAVIQRIGPPAAQAAHFSGGIVQEDGSISLVLDPSELIERSKFTRLPIGFKNETVEKQSPTILVVDDSVTTRTLETNILQSHGYEVRIAIDGIEALSRLRAEHVDLVISDIQMPRLDGFGLLEAIKKDASLSALPVIIVSSMDSRDDQQRGLKLGADAYIVKRDFDHQELLQTIQQIL
- a CDS encoding HDOD domain-containing protein; this translates as MSQSLKALVVDDDAAVRRLTARALCGEGFSCDLAGDGHEADTKLCSGTYDLVVTDLCMPNRHGHAFASELVETANRPLVVVLTALSDPRMTKDLLTRGVDDVVLKPVDYSAFAAKLRALVNRRTAAPQCAVGTASAPYGTVHVPDAADKASASAPLTLREFETHLAKVDQILPLSQNILKVSQLAQSPQCSSRELATAVEDEAALAVEVLRLANSCHFKPGGSRLVDLVEAIPRVGHRRIGELALSMHAAQLLNSGNLAWLNRDLARRRTIAAGLAADLLIAQGEHSAIQNGLFLSASMHGLGRVMLGLIFPQLYDALVAKCQERHETLQEHESRVFPMSHAAGMARLLQAWSVPPEIYQPLRYLLDDFDATAQFAEPLRSKVELVKIAVLLGWLAAGPWESWDLVDLGPHAVFQRLRIADPKGILDQIRDSLSSLAVGTNSSPLPDESPPEQKTDSTKRELRYRTLFSQPYDLFSELIIGMNMTIVGAPVLDRPADKMEIVNCMAASPVQIAAFRRSERSSNSILVGSARQLGQHRSKMQVIRMPISWAAVRSACEQATN
- the cheB gene encoding chemotaxis-specific protein-glutamate methyltransferase CheB yields the protein MTPFAPKCVAHSKARVMIVEDSSVVQELLRHLIAADPRLEVVACVKSGEEAIRLLDRVLPDVISLDIRLPGMNGLETAQHIMAKLPTPIVVVSASVEADDLRISISALRAGALAVVEKPIAASNDDYRRLGGHLCTQLALMSRVKVVRQRIDRGLRFGKPAPELVSSGRPLKPVISARARPAEGLRFSVLGLAASTGGPGALQTLLTGLNADFPLPIVLVQHIAEGFSDGFISWLDEVVPALSVKVAKAGELLRPGFVYVAPADRHVQIDNCRLMLNHGKMVSGQRPSATVLFASMARSLGPAALAVLLTGMGDDGAAGLKDVFDAGGYTIAEDASTAVVYGMPRAAAQLGAVNEMLPLDKISRRLQEITRIEASPTSGNASIVARSR